The following proteins are co-located in the Roseiconus lacunae genome:
- a CDS encoding ABC transporter ATP-binding protein gives MIKTVDLTKKYGDAFAIKSIDLDLQPGDLFGFIGPNGAGKTTTMRIIATLLEPTHGEAYVCDHSVHTAPKEIRRLVGYMPDFFGVYDDMTVVEYLEFFAAAYRINGQDRKNRVDEMLEIVDLDFKRDAFANTLSRGQTQRLGLARTLLHDPQVLLLDEPLSGLDPRARIEMRNLLRKLGEMGKTIIVSSHILPELADVCNKVGIIDRGELKQNAEVTEVIRMVREHTVLVVTPNRPDEMQRIIDQLIGHHKVQDCEPGDASVRVVLKPDVDDYSDLPQLLIENGIALRGFTEEELDLESAFMALTKGTSTRM, from the coding sequence GTGATCAAGACCGTCGACCTAACAAAGAAATATGGCGATGCGTTCGCCATCAAAAGCATCGACTTGGATCTGCAACCGGGTGACCTGTTTGGCTTCATCGGCCCCAACGGTGCTGGGAAGACGACCACGATGCGAATTATCGCAACGCTACTAGAACCGACCCATGGCGAGGCTTACGTGTGCGACCATTCGGTCCACACCGCTCCCAAGGAAATCCGCCGTTTGGTCGGATACATGCCCGACTTTTTTGGCGTCTATGACGACATGACCGTCGTCGAATACCTGGAATTCTTTGCCGCCGCGTATCGGATCAACGGCCAAGATCGCAAGAATCGCGTCGACGAGATGCTGGAAATCGTTGACTTGGATTTCAAACGAGATGCCTTCGCCAACACGCTGTCCCGAGGGCAAACCCAACGCTTGGGACTCGCCCGCACGTTGCTTCATGATCCGCAAGTCCTGTTGCTTGATGAACCGCTCAGTGGTCTCGATCCACGGGCCCGGATCGAAATGCGCAACCTGCTTCGTAAACTCGGCGAGATGGGAAAAACGATCATTGTCAGTAGTCACATCCTCCCCGAACTGGCGGACGTTTGTAACAAAGTCGGTATTATCGATCGTGGCGAATTGAAACAGAACGCCGAAGTCACCGAAGTGATCCGTATGGTTCGCGAACACACGGTTTTGGTCGTCACACCGAATCGCCCCGACGAAATGCAACGTATCATTGATCAGTTGATCGGGCACCACAAAGTCCAGGACTGCGAACCTGGCGATGCAAGCGTCCGCGTTGTCCTGAAGCCTGACGTCGATGACTACAGCGACCTCCCCCAACTGCTGATCGAAAACGGGATTGCGTTGCGTGGTTTCACCGAAGAGGAACTCGACCTTGAATCCGCCTTCATGGCCCTCACCAAAGGGACCAGCACCCGGATGTAG